The genomic DNA TTTCATGGCGGGATGGCCGAAGTGTGGCACCATATCGAGCAAAAAATGCGAAGCCAGGGCGAGCAATGGCGCAAGCAGCGGGTGCTTCACGCTGACGGCGATGGCGATTCCGGTGATGGCGTGGTTGAGACCGGTCATATGGTCCTCCTTGGGGTCGGCTGAATACTGGCGGTTAGGTATCTTGAGAATATATCAAAAGTGAGTAGGGGCCGATAGTGATGGACGCCTGGCCGCCGGCGGCAGTGATGCTGTTACTCTCGGTGCCGGCAAAATCAGCACTGTAGCCTTGCCAGTCGCTGTTAAGCCGGACATGCCACTCGCCGTCGGCCGGCAGCGGCAGGGTTACCCCGGAGCGAACGGCGGACGAGAAATTGAAGACGACGACGGTACTCCTGCCGGGTGCGTCGCCGGCGGCGTACCGGCGGTAAGCCAGCAGGTTGGTCTCCTCGTCGCACAGCAGCACCTCGGCCAGGCCGCCTTGCAAACCTGGCGTGTGGCCACGCAGATTGCGGCGGGCGGCGATCAGGTCGCGGTAGAGCAGGATGATGCCGCTGTGTTTGGCGGCCTTGTCCCAATCGAGGGCTCGCCAGTTGCTGAAGCTGCCCTCTTCCATGAATTCCTGACCTTGGAACAGCATGGGGATGCCCGGCGCGGTCAGGATGAGGGCGGCGGCCAGGCCGGAGCGGCGGCGGGCCTCCAGGTTGTCGCTGTCGCCAGGGGAGATTTCTTCGTTGAGGCGGGCGCGGCCGTTGGCGTCGGCATCGTGCGACTCGCTGTAGATGATGCGGCTGAACGGGGCGCGGCTGGCCGGATTGGCAGGGTCGCAGGCCTGCAGAAAGTCGCTGAGGCGGCTGATATCGCGCTGGCTGTCGTCACCCGGGCCGAGGACCTCTCGCAGCAGGTAGGGAAGCGGTGTCTCCCATTGGGCGTTGAAGCCGAGGCCGCCGGCGGAGACGGGTTCGGTGACCAGCCGGTTGCTGGCGGAATCTTCGGCAATGAGCAGGGCGTCGGGACTGGCTTCACGCGCGGTAGTGGTGATGTCGCGCAGTAGCTGCCAGCCGTCAGGAATATCAGTCTCCGGGTCATTGTCGCGGCCAAGCACATTGCGGATGTAGTGGGTCGAGTCGACGCGCAGGCCATCCACGTGGCAATCGCGCAGCCACATGCGGACGTTCTCGGTGATGTACTGGCGGACTTCGGGGCGGCCGTAATCCAGGCGGGTATCGCCCCACGGCGTGACGGCGCGCCAGTCATTATAGAAGTAGATGCCGCCGCGGCCGTTTTCGCTCCAGCCGTCGAACTGCCAGAGGTCGAGGCCCGGGTCGGGGCTGAGGTGGTTGTAGACGACGTCGAGCAGGACGCCGATGCCGCGCTTGTGAGCCTCACGGACAAAGCGCATCAGGGCGTGGCGGCCGCCGTAGGCCGATTCGACGGCATAGAGATAGTCCGGTGTGTAGCCCCACCAACGGTCCATCCAGTTCTCGCTGCAGGGCATGAGCTCGATGGCGGTAATACCTAAGGCTGCCAGGTGGCCGAGTTTCTCGATGGCGGTGTCGAAAGTGCCGCTGGTTGAGGCGTCGGGCCGGTTGAAGGTGCCGATGTGGAGTTCGTAGATGACTTGGTCATAGGCCGGGCCGAGGGTGAAGCTGTCGTCCTGCCAATCAAAATCCGGATCGACGATGATGGCGTTGTCGCCGCTGGCGGTCAATTGCAAGGCCCGCGGGTCGTTCTTCTTGAGAAGTCGGCCATCAGCTGCTACAATACAGTACTTGTATTGCTGGCCGACGCTAGCCTCTTTCACAGTAACCCGCCAGTAGCCATGGGCGTGGTGGACCAAAGGAGTCGCGGTTTCTGACCAATCGTTGAAGTCGCCCATGATAGTGACGCTTGTGGCAAACGGTGCCCACAGCCAAAAGACGACGCCGTGAGTGGTGACGGTAACTCCGTTGGTCTGTTGAGGTTGGGCGCTCATGATCGTTGTAAACCTTATGGTTATTATGCGCGTGGGGCGGGGTGTTTGGCAAGGAGTTCACTTATGTCTGAAGCATATCATTTTTTACCGGAACAACTGTCGACCGACGCACCTGCTCCCCGCGAGCGGCTGCGTCTGGTCAGGGTTGCCGAGCAGGAGGGGCCGGAAGGTGCCGAGGCGCACATTGGCAAGGTTATCGCCATGGGGCAGTGTGCGGTGGCGGAGGCGCGGTCGGAAGCGGTAGAGGTCTTTGCCGAACTGAGTGGTCGCATCATTGATACCGACCTGCTGAACAGTGCCGTCGACCTGTCCGAAGCGGAGCAGGCCGGGGCACTCCGTATCGGTATTGCCGACGGTGAGGCGCTTGCTGTCAACGGTCAAGTCATCAGGCTTACGGAAAAACAACGCTTCATCTTCAACGTTTTGATGACCGTTGGACGCGGCCAGTCCCTGGCATCGGCAGAGATAGATGCTTTCGGCTTCATGCCGCCCGAAACAACCAGGGACGCCGTGCATAGCGCGCGGCGACGGGCTCTTCAAGGACTGCGGGCCATGCTGGAGCTGGCGGCGCCGGAAGTTCCGGTGCTGGAGTTCGATACGACTAATAGTAAGCGTGTTCGCTATGGTGCACGCCGGGCATTATTCTTTGAAACGGTCGAGCTAGACGGAACCGAGCCGGAAATAGTCTTTAGCGCACGGGCGGGAGCGGCCCAAGTGTCGGCGCCAAGCGCAAAAAAGATAACCGCTCCAAAGGCTGCCGTCTCCAGGAAAAAGACCCCTAGGCGTACCGCCGGCACAGCTGTAGGGGAAGCCGGGGAGGAGACCATCGACTATGTAGACCGTGGAGTCGGCCTTGAGGCCGCCATCGGCCGGGCTGCCCTGCTGAGTGCGGCAGAGGAGGTGGAGCTGGCCAAGGCTATCGAGGTGGGTGTGCTCGCCGCTGAGCGACTGGCTGCGCTGAAGGCCGCCGGCGACACTGACCTTGTGCTGCGGCGTGATCTGAGGATGCTGCAGCGGCAAGGTGAGGCTGCTAAGCGCCGCATGATTGAATCCAACCTGCGGCTGGTGAAGAAGTTCGTGAGTAAATACCCTGACATACCGCTCGATTATGACGAGAAGATGCAGGAAGGCGTCTTTGGTCTCATCCGTGCCGTCGAGAAGTTTGATTACACCCAGGGCTACAAGTTCTCAACCTATGCGGTCAACTGGATCAGAGAGTCGATCGGCAGCGCCATCAAGCGCAAGGGGCGTGCGGTGTATCTGCCAAAGTATGTCGTCAAAGAGATGCAGCATATGTACGCTAGCCGGGATCGCTTGGAGTCGCGGTTGGGTCGGACGGTCACCAATGACGAACTGGCGGATGAGATCGGCATGACGTCGCAGCGCATCGCCGAGCTACTGAGTTATGATAGGTCGACGGTCAGTCTTGATGCCCCCATGGGAGATGAGAACGGGGCGCCCTTCGGCGCATCGTTGGATGCCGCGCCTGCTCCGCCGGATATTCCCCGGCCCGACGGAGCAGCACTACATGACGATCTAGTGGTGGCACTCGGCGATCTTGATGAGCGCGAGCGTAGGGCCATCGTCCTGAGCTTCGGCCTGCTCTCTGGCATACAAATGGAGCCGGACGAGGTGGGCAGGGCTATCGGCGTCTCGGAGGGTACGGTCCGCAAGTTCGTCCGCACGGGGATGGGAAAGATCCGTGATGGCGGGCATGCGGCTGCACTTCTTAGATATTGTGGGCAAAAAGAAGCCAGCTGACGCGGCGGGATCGAGGCACTCTTGGCGTATGTACGAGATTAACAGGCTTTATCTATTGGAATAACCGAAGTTTTATGGTAGTATTGTGTGGATTGAAGACTAATTTGAAGGTAAAAAGAAGTAATTTATGTTCTCACTTATCCAAAAAGTAGAAGCAGAGCACAAGAAGCAGAAGGTCGTCGACGTCCGTAGCGGCGACACTGTTCGCGTCTACCAGAAGATCCAGGAAGGCAACAAAGAGCGTGTCCAGATGTTCGAGGGTGTCGTTCTGTGCACCAGCCGCCGCGACAGCCTGACCAACACCATCACCGTGCGTCGTATCGCCAGCGGTGTCGGCGTCGAGAAGACGTTCCTGCTGCACAGCCCGCTGATCACCAAGGTTGAAGTTACCAAGCGTACCAAGGTCCGCCGTAACTACCTGACCTACCTGCGCCAGCGCAGCGGTAAGTCGGCCCGCCTGACCGGCGTCGACTTTGACCGCAAGGCCGTCAACGATGTCGAAGTAGCCGCTCCGGCTACCGAGACTGCTGAAGAAGCCAAGTAGACATCTCTGCTATCAAGAATCTCCGCTCCGGCGGAGATTTTTTGTTGCCCTATGCCGGCGCGGCTTACGGAGTGGTACACTGGGCGCATGATTATCGGACTGGATGAAGTGGGGCGTGGCGCCTGGGCCGGGCCGGTGGTGGTGGCTGCTGCCGGCATAGAGCCGGACCGGCTGGCCGGCCTGAACGACAGCAAACTGCTGACAAAGCGGCGGCGCGAGGCGCTGGTGCCGCTAATTCGCCAGGAGGCGGCGTTCATTGGGATCGGCTGGGTATCGGCACGGACGATTGATGCCATCGGCATGTCGGCGTCGCTGAAGTTGGCAGCCGAACGGGCGGTCGAGGGGCTGAGTGTGCCGTTTGACGAGATTATCATCGATGGGACTATCAAGCTGCTCGATCATCCGCTGGCTTCGACACTGCCCAAGGCCGACACGCTGATTCCGTCGGTCATGGCGGCGTCAGTCATCGCCAAGGTGGCACGCGACGACTATATGGCGGCACTGGCGGGCATATTCCCGGCCTATGGGTTTGAAAAACACGTCGGCTATGGCACGGCGGCGCACACGGCAGCCTTGCGGGCGCATGGCGTCAGCGCACTGCACCGCCAGAGCTTCGCACCGATGAGCGGCATGGTGGGCTGGACGGCCAAGCCGGTCAAGGCACATACCGGCATCGCGCCTACGGCAGGCCAGGCCGCCGAGACGCTGGCGGCTGAGTGGCTGGTTCGCCAGGGATATGCGGTGATTGAACGGAATTGGCGCACGCGAGGCTGTGAAATTGATATTATTGCGCAGAAGGATAGTGCGGTGTCATTCGTCGAGGTGAAGTATCGGCGCAGTACTGCCAGTGGTCGCGGCCTGGATTATGTCACGCCTGCCAAACAGCGCCAAATGAACTATGCCGCCGAAGTCTGGCGGCATAGTCATGGGTACACTGGCGATTACCGCTTGGCGGCGCTCGAAGTCGGCGGCCTACCGATGCAGGTCACGGAATTTGTGTCAGATATTCACGCAGGCTAGGCTCGTCGCGCTCGAACCACTCGGTGCGGGCGCGGATATCTTCGATGCCGATGGTGATGGCGCGGTGCAGGGCGACGTCATCGAGCAGCGGTGTGAAGAAGTCACTGTAGCGCTTAAGCCATTCCTGGCCCAGCAGGGCACCGGAGGCGTAGCGCGGATAGTCGTCGTATGACTTGTCGGACTTGAAGTGCTCCTCAATCCAGTCCCAGCTGTTGGTCAGCCACTCCCAGGTCAACTCACGGCCGTGCTTCTTGCGGATGAGGTAGATCAGCCAGAAGGCGACATCCTGGGTGCGGACGATCTTGGGGTCAGTGACGTGGCCAAGCAGCTTCTTGATGATTTCGGTGTCGCGGGTGGCCGACATCGAGCTGGCCAGGCTCTGGCGCTCCTCGGCCGAAGTCGATGCCTTGTAGAGGGCGAGCAGCTTGTGGTACCCATCGATGCCACGCCAGCGGGCCCCGGCTGAATAGACGATGCCGCGCAGGTCGACCGGCAGTTCCTGTGGTTTTTCAAAGCGGTCAAAGTCAGCCAGGGCGGCGTCGACGGCCGGCTGGTACTCGGCCCAGACGGCCAAGCTGTAGATGGAGGCACGCAACTTGCGCTCTTCCTCGGTGTCGCTGTCACGTGGTGCGGTGCCGAGGCGTTCGAACTGCTCGCGTACCAGCTCAAGCACCAGCCGCTTGAGACCGTCTTCCATCTCCTTGTTGTGCTCGCTGAAGTGACGGGCATCGCTGATGACCAGGGCGATCATGTCCCAGATGGCATCCTTGTCCTCGTGCTTGTAGGCCGAGATAAGTTTGACGGCCTCAACCAGCGGCAATTCGCCGCCGCGTGCCAGCAGCAGGGTCTCGTGCAGGATACGCAGCCGGTCGATCGGTGCGAAGATGCCGCTTTCCAACTGGCGGCGGATGTAAGCCTGATGCTCCTCGTCCTCGTAATGCGTGACGAAGAAGCCGTTGCCGCCCAGGTTGAGCATCAGCGGCTTGTCGGACTCAAGCTGGGCTTCGGCCTTGCGCTGCTCCAGCAGGGGTACTGACATCTCGTGGTTGGGGAAGAGCGGCACCGGCCAGAGCGATTCGTAATCCTTGTCGCTCATCAGTAGGCGGCGCTGGTGCAAAGAGGCGTTGCTGCCATCCTGCTTGACGGTGACCATCGGGTAGCCGGGCTTGTAGATCCAAGCGTGCATGAAGGCGCCGATGTCATGGCCGGATGCATGGCTGAAAGCGTCCCATAGGTCATCGGCGACGGTGTTGCCGAAGGCATGCTTGTTGAAGTAGGCTTGCAGTCCCTTGCGGAAGGCGTCCTCACCGATGTAAGCCCGCAACATCTTCAGGACGTTGGCACCTTTGGCATAGACAATAGCCGGGTCAAACAGGGTGCTGATCTGGTCGGGATGGTGCACCGGCAGGCTGACTGGCTGGACGCCGGGCAGACAGTCGCGGCGCAGCGAGACGACGGTGTCATGTGAGGCGAAATCGAGCCAGCAGTCCCAATCCGGGTGGATGGCATCGATGGCAACGCACTCCATCATGGCGGCAAAGCTCTCGTTCAGCCAGAGGTCGTTCCACCACTGCATGGTCACCAGGTTGCCAAACCATTGGTGGGACAGCTCATGGGCCACGACGGTCGCAACGTACTGCTTCTGGCTGACGCTGCTGTTCTGAGGATCAACCAGTAGTGTGCTCTCGCGGTAAGTTATAAGACCCCAGTTCTCCATGGCGCCGGCCGAGAAGTCGGGCACGGCTACCATGTCGGCTTTGACCAGTGGGTAGTCGACGCCGAAGTAGTCATTGAAGAAATCGATGACCTGGGCGGCAAAGGCTACAGGGAAGTCGAGGCCGTCCGCAGGCTGAGCATGCGTAGCGTAGGCCCGGACGACAACGCCGGACTTAGTGACGGCCTCGCGGTACTGCAACTCACCGACGACGAAAGCGAGCAGGTAGGTGCTCATCTTCGGCGTGGTCTCAAAGGTGGTCACAAGGTGGTCGTTCGTCTTGTTCTGTTCTTTGACAGGCGTGTTGCTCAGCACGGTGATGTCCTGCTCGGTGGTCAGAGTCAGGTCGAAAGTGGCCTTGGCCTCGGGTTCGTCGACGCAGGGGAAGACCTCGCGGGCGTGGTGGCTTTCAAACTGGGTGGCCAGCAGTTCCTTCTTTTTGCCCTCATGCTCGAAGTAGCAGGGGTAGAGGCCGTGCATCGGGTTGGTGATGTGGCCGCTGAATTCCACCTGGATGCGGTACTCCTCGTGCGGTTTGATGGCGTCGCTGACGATGCGCAGTTCATCGTCCTGCTCATGCGTGAAGGTGGCATCGGCGTCATTGACCTTGACGCTGCTGATGACCAGTTCCTTGGCATGCAGGCTCAGATGATCACGGTGCTGGGCAGTGCCGGTAATAATGACCGTACCGACGAAGCGACGCTCCTTGCGGAGCAATGTCAGGTCAAGCTCGTAGTGCTTGGGCTGGAATGAAGTATAGAGGCGGGTGATTGCTTGCATACTTACCAGTGTAGCAAACTGACGTGGCGTATATTTATGAAAATGCTTACAAGAAAAAGACCCGTCCCGGAGGACAGGTCATTTTCTTGGTGGACCTTCGGCGGGCGTTCGCGCACCCGTCGTGGGAGACGCGGCGGTTGCTCGCGATGACGGAGGGGTGGCCGGACGCGGACGCCATGCCCGTTCCTACGCAGGTCACAGTGCCGACCTCACGTCAGCCAGCCTCGCTGGAGGAGCGCCTGGGCCCCGCAGGAGTCGAGGGGCTGATCACCGCCTTCCGTGGCGGCACCACCAAGCTGGAGCTGGCGGAGCGGTATGGCACGAGCGTCAGCAGCGTCTCGCGACTGCTGCGTAAGCGGGGAGTGCGACTGTACGTCATGGAGAGGAAGTGGAGAAAGATGCGGCTGCGGCGAGGCCTGAGGTGAGTTAAGCTCAGGCCTGCGCAACTATTGCACATATCTGACCGCTTCTATACCATGAACTTTGTATTACAGTAAGCAAGGCTCCACCCGCAATGTCGAAACACAGATTAAAACACGTCATACCAAGTTACGCCGTCTACATGGGCCTGTTCATCGGAACCGGCTTTCTCTCCGGTGCGATTGTCCACCTGCCTCTCAATCCGGTGCGCTTCGCGATTATCGGCCTATTAGGGGCCGTCATATTCGTAGCCTCATCCACCATCAACGAGATCACGATCATGAAGCGGCAGGCGACGCATGCTGAAATTGCCAAACTGATCGTCTTCTCAATACTGCTGGCCCTGGGCGTCGGCATGATCAGCGGCGGCGTGCAACATTTCGATGAAGTCCCGGAGTATGCCAGCAAGTTGATTCCCATTGGCGTACTGCTCTCCCTGCTGGGCTACGTGTTGAAAAATGGCATCGATCTGCATCGTAGGCAAACGCTCAAGCTGGCCGCTGCCGCGCTGGCATTTGTCATAGTTCTTGGCGGTGTGCTTGGTAGCTATGCCCAGTCATACAGCCAACAACCTCATGGGCACGACGGAGAGACCGAGCAGACGGCCGACGAGCCCACTGGTAGCAACCAGGATGCGACCGAAGAACAGCACGCCCAACCGGCAGTTGAGGAAGAGTCCTCCGACGGCCACGCTCACTGATTATCCTGGTCAGGGGCACGCCGAGGACTTAGCTTCCTCGCACTCGATGCGATATACTAGTCAGAGAACATGGCAAATACACAAGTAAATATTACTCGCGGGCAACGTGCTGGCTTTGGCCAGGTGGTGCTCGCGTTTTTATTAATCCTTGCCGTCTTTATCACCAATACCAGCCTCACCTCCATCGCCACGCTCGGCACATCCCTAGGCCATCACTCGCCAGCCCGCTCGGCTATGGCGCACGGCAGCATGGGCGGCGATCACCCTAATCCTAGCTGCGCCACAGCCTGCATGTTAGCAAAGCCAACCCGGCGGCAACGCATCGGACGCATCCTTAAGAAGCTTCAGAAGGTGCTGACGCCGCTACTGGCTGCCATTGGTCTGAGCCTTGGCTTCTCGGCTTTGGTTGACAAAGTCCATACATCGGCAGTCCGTGTGCTGCAAGTAGTGCCGGCCTACCGGCTCGTCGCCTGCTACATCAGTTGACCGCTCCTCTACGCTTCATTTTCAATTAGCATAAACAGGAGAGGCATATGAAGAAACTGACCGTTGGTAAAGCAATAATTGTACTTGCCGGTCTGTTGGCCGTTGTGGCGGCGGGCTGGTACGCGACTACTGCCAACCGCGACCAGACCGCCAGCACCGACAGCATGGCGGGCATGGATCATGGAGGCGCAGCGCAGCCTGCGCAGGACACTGTAGCCGACAATCTCGCAAAACTGACTGCCGAGTACAGTAGTCTGCAGGGTGATGAGTTTGACAAAAAATATGTCGGCGACATGATCGAGCACCACAAGGGTGCCGTCGACATGGCGAACATGGCCTTATCGAAAGCTAAGCATACCGAGCTCCAGACCATGGCCGGCTCAATCATCGAAAGCCAGTCGAAGGAAATTGAGACGATGACTGCCTGGCAAAAGGCATGGGGCTATCCGGCAGTGATGGACGAGTTCATGATGGATCACAGCACTATGGGCATGACTGACATGGATGCGGCTTTCAAGGATAAGACGGGCGACGACTTCGACAAGACATTCCTGCAGATGATGATTGAGCATCACCAGGGTGCTGTCGCCATGTCCCGTCCCGCTGCAACGAACGCCAAACACGACGAGGTGAAGCAGCTGGCCGCCGAGATAATTGCGGCCCAGGAGGCTGAAATTGCCCAGATGCAACAGTGGCTTGCCGACTGGGGTTACGGGCAATAGCGAGGACTTGCGATGAGTATATTCGCGAAAATCCTACATCGCATCAATAATACCCTGGGGGCACAAGTTGCCCTCAGGGGGATTGAGGGGGCGTATGCGGGGACTTCTTAAAGCTACCCTATTGTTCTTCTTGCCTGGCGTGGTGCTGGGTGGCGCGGCTGTCTGGTGGCTGAAGGTCCAGCCACTTGCTGCCGATAACAACCGTTTGGCGGCCGAGAACCGGCGACTACCCGAGAAGCAAAGCTCGAGCCAGATCGTGAAGAATATAGAGACGATGAACATGAACGAGATGGTGGATGCGCTCCAGACGGCGCCCGACAGCGACTTCGAACGGCAATACTTTTTATATGCAATTCAGCTCAACCACCAGGCTGCCGCGATAAATCGGATTAGCTCGGAGCGGACCAAGCGCGATGAACTCAAGAAGTTTAACGAGACGTATGGTAAGTTCTCGACAACAGCTTCTCAAGCGCTGCTGAAATGGCAGAAGGACTTGGGGCTGTCGCATCACTAGCTAAAACATTGCATAGAGAACATGTCAACTAGGCTCGATGATTTTGGTTCAGAACGCCTTTAGAAGTTGGCTGGGCGCATTAACTAGCCATTTTTAGTGATGCGCCCTTTGCCATCTTACTAAGGCAATTATCGCACTCGCCAATCGTCTATATTGTGGCGATGGG from Candidatus Saccharibacteria bacterium includes the following:
- a CDS encoding alpha amylase C-terminal domain-containing protein encodes the protein MSAQPQQTNGVTVTTHGVVFWLWAPFATSVTIMGDFNDWSETATPLVHHAHGYWRVTVKEASVGQQYKYCIVAADGRLLKKNDPRALQLTASGDNAIIVDPDFDWQDDSFTLGPAYDQVIYELHIGTFNRPDASTSGTFDTAIEKLGHLAALGITAIELMPCSENWMDRWWGYTPDYLYAVESAYGGRHALMRFVREAHKRGIGVLLDVVYNHLSPDPGLDLWQFDGWSENGRGGIYFYNDWRAVTPWGDTRLDYGRPEVRQYITENVRMWLRDCHVDGLRVDSTHYIRNVLGRDNDPETDIPDGWQLLRDITTTAREASPDALLIAEDSASNRLVTEPVSAGGLGFNAQWETPLPYLLREVLGPGDDSQRDISRLSDFLQACDPANPASRAPFSRIIYSESHDADANGRARLNEEISPGDSDNLEARRRSGLAAALILTAPGIPMLFQGQEFMEEGSFSNWRALDWDKAAKHSGIILLYRDLIAARRNLRGHTPGLQGGLAEVLLCDEETNLLAYRRYAAGDAPGRSTVVVFNFSSAVRSGVTLPLPADGEWHVRLNSDWQGYSADFAGTESNSITAAGGQASITIGPYSLLIYSQDT
- a CDS encoding sigma-70 family RNA polymerase sigma factor; amino-acid sequence: MSEAYHFLPEQLSTDAPAPRERLRLVRVAEQEGPEGAEAHIGKVIAMGQCAVAEARSEAVEVFAELSGRIIDTDLLNSAVDLSEAEQAGALRIGIADGEALAVNGQVIRLTEKQRFIFNVLMTVGRGQSLASAEIDAFGFMPPETTRDAVHSARRRALQGLRAMLELAAPEVPVLEFDTTNSKRVRYGARRALFFETVELDGTEPEIVFSARAGAAQVSAPSAKKITAPKAAVSRKKTPRRTAGTAVGEAGEETIDYVDRGVGLEAAIGRAALLSAAEEVELAKAIEVGVLAAERLAALKAAGDTDLVLRRDLRMLQRQGEAAKRRMIESNLRLVKKFVSKYPDIPLDYDEKMQEGVFGLIRAVEKFDYTQGYKFSTYAVNWIRESIGSAIKRKGRAVYLPKYVVKEMQHMYASRDRLESRLGRTVTNDELADEIGMTSQRIAELLSYDRSTVSLDAPMGDENGAPFGASLDAAPAPPDIPRPDGAALHDDLVVALGDLDERERRAIVLSFGLLSGIQMEPDEVGRAIGVSEGTVRKFVRTGMGKIRDGGHAAALLRYCGQKEAS
- the rplS gene encoding 50S ribosomal protein L19, giving the protein MFSLIQKVEAEHKKQKVVDVRSGDTVRVYQKIQEGNKERVQMFEGVVLCTSRRDSLTNTITVRRIASGVGVEKTFLLHSPLITKVEVTKRTKVRRNYLTYLRQRSGKSARLTGVDFDRKAVNDVEVAAPATETAEEAK
- a CDS encoding ribonuclease HII, which encodes MIIGLDEVGRGAWAGPVVVAAAGIEPDRLAGLNDSKLLTKRRREALVPLIRQEAAFIGIGWVSARTIDAIGMSASLKLAAERAVEGLSVPFDEIIIDGTIKLLDHPLASTLPKADTLIPSVMAASVIAKVARDDYMAALAGIFPAYGFEKHVGYGTAAHTAALRAHGVSALHRQSFAPMSGMVGWTAKPVKAHTGIAPTAGQAAETLAAEWLVRQGYAVIERNWRTRGCEIDIIAQKDSAVSFVEVKYRRSTASGRGLDYVTPAKQRQMNYAAEVWRHSHGYTGDYRLAALEVGGLPMQVTEFVSDIHAG
- a CDS encoding M1 family metallopeptidase — encoded protein: MQAITRLYTSFQPKHYELDLTLLRKERRFVGTVIITGTAQHRDHLSLHAKELVISSVKVNDADATFTHEQDDELRIVSDAIKPHEEYRIQVEFSGHITNPMHGLYPCYFEHEGKKKELLATQFESHHAREVFPCVDEPEAKATFDLTLTTEQDITVLSNTPVKEQNKTNDHLVTTFETTPKMSTYLLAFVVGELQYREAVTKSGVVVRAYATHAQPADGLDFPVAFAAQVIDFFNDYFGVDYPLVKADMVAVPDFSAGAMENWGLITYRESTLLVDPQNSSVSQKQYVATVVAHELSHQWFGNLVTMQWWNDLWLNESFAAMMECVAIDAIHPDWDCWLDFASHDTVVSLRRDCLPGVQPVSLPVHHPDQISTLFDPAIVYAKGANVLKMLRAYIGEDAFRKGLQAYFNKHAFGNTVADDLWDAFSHASGHDIGAFMHAWIYKPGYPMVTVKQDGSNASLHQRRLLMSDKDYESLWPVPLFPNHEMSVPLLEQRKAEAQLESDKPLMLNLGGNGFFVTHYEDEEHQAYIRRQLESGIFAPIDRLRILHETLLLARGGELPLVEAVKLISAYKHEDKDAIWDMIALVISDARHFSEHNKEMEDGLKRLVLELVREQFERLGTAPRDSDTEEERKLRASIYSLAVWAEYQPAVDAALADFDRFEKPQELPVDLRGIVYSAGARWRGIDGYHKLLALYKASTSAEERQSLASSMSATRDTEIIKKLLGHVTDPKIVRTQDVAFWLIYLIRKKHGRELTWEWLTNSWDWIEEHFKSDKSYDDYPRYASGALLGQEWLKRYSDFFTPLLDDVALHRAITIGIEDIRARTEWFERDEPSLREYLTQIP
- a CDS encoding DUF305 domain-containing protein, with the translated sequence MKKLTVGKAIIVLAGLLAVVAAGWYATTANRDQTASTDSMAGMDHGGAAQPAQDTVADNLAKLTAEYSSLQGDEFDKKYVGDMIEHHKGAVDMANMALSKAKHTELQTMAGSIIESQSKEIETMTAWQKAWGYPAVMDEFMMDHSTMGMTDMDAAFKDKTGDDFDKTFLQMMIEHHQGAVAMSRPAATNAKHDEVKQLAAEIIAAQEAEIAQMQQWLADWGYGQ